A single genomic interval of Flavobacterium sp. N2820 harbors:
- a CDS encoding ammonium transporter: MKIKKRWLVSFVIICIVSISSLFWENKNQLQAHFLTSEAINYADVAWLLTSSSFVLLMTPGLSFFYGGMVGKKNVISTMLQSFISLGVVSLLWVVVGFSLSFGESLGFEIAGKHYGIIGNPFDFMFFDNVGSLPHQQLASTIPFVLFALFQMKFAVITPAIITGSFAERVRFIGYLFFICLFTLFIYTPLCHMVWHPNGLLGSYFGVKDFAGGTVVHMSAGFAALAGVLVLGKRKNNEHIPTNIPFVLLGTGMLWFGWFGFNAGSALAANGTAAMAFATTTVASASAMLTWIFFDRINGRKASAMGACIGAVVGLVAITPAAGFISIPKSIFFGFLAAIVSNRMLYWNKLKAIDDTLDVFACHGVGGIMGMILTAIFAEGENASLLHGGWSVFGHHMMALVLVALFAFFGSLVLYKVTNWFIPLRVSEDSERIGLDLSQHNEKF; the protein is encoded by the coding sequence ATGAAAATTAAAAAAAGATGGCTCGTTTCGTTTGTAATTATTTGTATTGTTTCTATTTCAAGTTTATTTTGGGAAAATAAAAATCAATTACAGGCACACTTTTTAACTTCAGAAGCAATTAATTATGCCGATGTGGCTTGGCTGCTAACTTCTTCTTCATTTGTATTGTTGATGACGCCTGGCTTATCGTTTTTTTATGGCGGAATGGTGGGTAAAAAAAATGTAATTTCAACCATGTTGCAAAGTTTTATTTCGTTGGGAGTCGTAAGTTTATTATGGGTAGTTGTAGGTTTTAGCTTATCGTTTGGAGAAAGTTTAGGTTTCGAAATAGCGGGTAAACATTACGGAATAATAGGTAACCCATTTGATTTTATGTTTTTTGACAACGTAGGTTCACTACCACATCAACAATTAGCAAGTACTATTCCGTTTGTTTTATTCGCCTTGTTTCAAATGAAATTTGCAGTCATTACCCCTGCAATAATTACAGGCTCATTTGCAGAACGTGTTCGATTTATTGGATATTTATTTTTTATTTGTTTGTTTACTTTGTTCATATATACTCCATTATGTCACATGGTTTGGCATCCCAATGGATTGTTAGGAAGTTATTTTGGTGTAAAAGATTTTGCAGGTGGAACTGTGGTGCACATGAGCGCCGGTTTTGCTGCTTTAGCAGGGGTTTTGGTATTAGGTAAACGAAAAAACAACGAACATATTCCTACCAATATTCCGTTTGTGTTACTTGGAACAGGAATGTTGTGGTTTGGTTGGTTTGGTTTCAATGCTGGATCGGCTTTAGCGGCAAATGGAACGGCTGCTATGGCTTTTGCAACTACAACGGTCGCTTCTGCTTCTGCTATGTTAACTTGGATTTTTTTTGATAGGATAAACGGAAGAAAGGCCTCAGCTATGGGCGCTTGTATAGGTGCTGTTGTAGGTTTAGTTGCTATCACGCCTGCAGCAGGATTTATTTCTATCCCCAAAAGTATTTTCTTTGGGTTCTTAGCCGCAATTGTATCAAATAGAATGTTGTATTGGAACAAACTTAAAGCCATTGACGATACACTAGATGTTTTTGCATGTCATGGAGTAGGTGGCATTATGGGAATGATTTTAACCGCAATTTTTGCAGAAGGTGAAAATGCTAGTTTGCTACATGGCGGTTGGTCTGTTTTTGGACATCATATGATGGCTTTAGTTCTAGTTGCTCTTTTTGCATTTTTTGGTTCATTAGTTTTGTATAAAGTAACAAACTGGTTTATTCCATTGCGCGTATCTGAAGATTCTGAACGAATTGGCCTCGATTTATCTCAACATAATGAAAAGTTTTAA
- a CDS encoding site-2 protease family protein, translating into MIQVAQILFILSVLVILHEFGHYITAKMFKVRVEKFYLFMDAGFSLVKKKIGETEWGIGWLPLGGYVKLSGMIDESMDTEQMNAEAQPWEFRSKPAWQRLIIMLGGIIVNVILAWLIFTIMYSTVGQKFISTAKIQENGLAFGEVGQKAGFRNGDKILSVDGKHQPSFNRMTLDVLLGDKVEVERNGDKVDVILTDEMKGEIISKEGKGFIAARRTISDAFIDSVGVNSVFKRFDEFVGIGNKKFQYFDQFTDELKNNKNKSVDVIVKRENKELIVSVKVDSEGKIGLNSSFFIAPNYQFKNAAVNQIEENSAAEKAGIEFGDIIKSVNNLPINNVKDFKQFVSTRKGEKVSIEIIREDATKTITAMVSKKGTLGIGFNDKTAEVMYTKVNDLTISQAVPAAVKESWALLVYNVKQFKLILRPKTEAYKHVQSPIGIARRLPDTWDWEFIWNFTALFSIGLAFMNLLPIPGLDGGHALFTIVEMITGKKLSDKAAGYVQTFGMIILLTLMALTFGKDIYQLVVDKVL; encoded by the coding sequence ATGATTCAAGTAGCTCAAATATTATTCATATTATCCGTTTTAGTAATTCTTCACGAATTTGGTCACTACATTACAGCCAAGATGTTTAAGGTACGTGTAGAGAAATTTTATTTGTTTATGGATGCTGGGTTTTCTTTAGTAAAAAAGAAAATCGGTGAAACTGAATGGGGAATTGGTTGGTTGCCATTAGGAGGTTATGTAAAACTTTCTGGAATGATTGATGAAAGTATGGATACTGAACAAATGAACGCAGAAGCTCAACCTTGGGAATTCCGTTCAAAACCAGCCTGGCAGCGTTTAATTATTATGTTAGGTGGAATCATTGTGAATGTAATTTTGGCTTGGTTGATTTTTACAATTATGTATTCAACTGTTGGGCAAAAATTCATTTCAACAGCAAAAATTCAAGAAAACGGATTGGCTTTTGGCGAAGTAGGTCAGAAAGCAGGTTTTAGAAATGGAGATAAAATTCTTTCAGTAGACGGAAAACACCAACCTAGTTTTAACCGAATGACATTAGATGTTTTATTAGGCGATAAAGTTGAGGTAGAACGTAATGGCGATAAAGTTGATGTGATTTTAACCGACGAAATGAAGGGTGAAATTATAAGTAAAGAAGGGAAAGGATTTATAGCTGCAAGAAGAACCATTTCTGATGCTTTTATTGATTCTGTTGGGGTTAATTCTGTTTTTAAAAGATTTGATGAGTTTGTTGGAATTGGTAACAAAAAGTTTCAGTATTTCGATCAGTTTACCGATGAGTTGAAAAACAATAAAAATAAATCTGTTGATGTAATAGTAAAAAGAGAAAACAAAGAATTAATAGTTTCTGTAAAGGTTGATAGTGAAGGGAAAATAGGGTTAAATAGTTCTTTTTTTATTGCTCCAAACTATCAATTTAAAAATGCTGCTGTAAATCAAATTGAAGAAAACTCTGCAGCTGAAAAAGCTGGAATTGAATTTGGGGACATTATAAAAAGTGTAAATAATTTACCAATAAATAATGTAAAAGACTTTAAACAATTTGTAAGCACTAGAAAAGGCGAAAAAGTTAGCATTGAAATAATTAGAGAAGATGCTACAAAGACTATTACTGCTATGGTTTCCAAAAAAGGCACCTTAGGAATAGGTTTTAATGATAAAACGGCTGAGGTAATGTATACTAAGGTTAATGATTTGACAATAAGTCAAGCAGTTCCTGCAGCAGTAAAAGAATCTTGGGCATTATTAGTTTACAACGTGAAACAATTCAAACTAATTTTACGTCCAAAAACAGAAGCTTATAAGCATGTTCAAAGTCCTATTGGAATTGCACGTCGTTTACCAGATACTTGGGATTGGGAATTTATTTGGAATTTTACAGCATTATTCTCAATCGGATTGGCTTTTATGAACTTGTTGCCAATCCCTGGATTAGATGGTGGACATGCATTATTTACAATCGTTGAAATGATTACAGGTAAAAAATTATCAGACAAAGCAGCTGGTTATGTTCAAACCTTTGGAATGATTATCTTGTTGACACTAATGGCATTAACTTTCGGAAAAGATATTTACCAATTGGTAGTAGATAAAGTTTTATAA
- a CDS encoding M1 family aminopeptidase: MKKITFCLILISGIFGFAQTEEIDFEQMVEAEMKSASSLQAFAVNPNTLNYDLTYHELRFTVNPAVDFISGQVTSTFTALSPMNSVVFDLTNELTVSTVTLGGSPLTFVQNTSNELVITLPSLLNVGNSATVVINYSGVPSDAEAAFTQTTHSGTPVIFTLSEPFGARDWWPCKQDLNDKIDSVDIYITCPDAYIGVSNGLLQSSTTSSGNVTRHFHHNYPIPAYLISLNVTNYATYNIQAGLGTVASPFFPINNYLYPESNTVTVQNAINQTVPIMNVFEEKFGPYPYRSEQYGHVQFSWGGGMEHTTMSSMGGWSRSLIAHELGHQWFGNKVTCGTWKDIWLNEGLTEYTAGIVVEELDGDAAFVSWKTGKINNITSQTGGAVYLTDTEAEDVNRIFSSRLSYNKGSMVTHMLRWVMGDANFFQALQNYLNAPNLAFGYAVTTDLKSQLEAVHGSSLTEFFNDWVYLQGYPTYTVNAQNWGAGQAKITVNQSQSNASVSFFEMPLEIRLSGAGGLTHDVVVNHTSNGQEFIVPVPFVVTGVTFDPNKHIISKNNVATLANESFNLEQTITIYPNPANDVLHIMMPTTIQLEKVEIYNTLGQLVDTKEANDFSVAELSAGLHLIKITTSEGVIHKNFIKK, encoded by the coding sequence AAATACTTTGAATTATGACTTAACTTATCATGAATTGCGTTTTACAGTTAATCCGGCAGTTGATTTTATTTCGGGTCAAGTAACTTCTACTTTTACGGCATTATCTCCAATGAATTCTGTTGTTTTTGATTTAACAAACGAATTGACGGTGAGTACTGTAACATTAGGAGGAAGCCCATTAACTTTTGTACAAAATACATCAAATGAATTGGTAATAACGTTACCATCATTATTAAACGTTGGTAATTCAGCCACAGTTGTAATTAACTATTCAGGTGTTCCATCAGATGCTGAAGCTGCATTTACACAAACAACTCATAGTGGGACTCCAGTAATTTTTACACTTTCAGAGCCTTTTGGAGCTAGAGATTGGTGGCCATGCAAACAAGATTTAAATGATAAAATTGATAGTGTTGATATTTATATAACATGTCCTGATGCTTATATTGGTGTATCAAATGGTTTGTTACAAAGTTCAACAACTTCTAGTGGAAATGTAACAAGACATTTTCATCACAATTATCCTATTCCGGCTTATTTAATTTCATTAAATGTGACTAATTATGCTACCTATAATATTCAGGCTGGTTTAGGTACTGTTGCGAGTCCATTTTTTCCAATAAACAATTATTTATATCCAGAAAGCAATACTGTAACGGTTCAAAATGCAATTAATCAAACAGTGCCAATAATGAATGTGTTTGAAGAAAAATTTGGACCATATCCATACAGAAGCGAGCAATATGGCCATGTTCAATTTAGTTGGGGTGGAGGAATGGAGCACACTACCATGTCGTCAATGGGAGGGTGGAGCAGAAGTTTAATCGCACATGAATTAGGCCACCAATGGTTTGGAAATAAAGTTACCTGCGGAACTTGGAAAGATATCTGGTTGAATGAAGGCTTAACAGAATATACAGCTGGAATTGTAGTTGAAGAGTTAGATGGAGATGCAGCATTTGTTTCATGGAAAACGGGAAAAATTAATAATATTACATCACAAACAGGTGGTGCAGTTTATTTAACCGATACCGAAGCTGAGGATGTAAATAGAATTTTTAGTTCAAGATTATCTTATAACAAAGGGTCTATGGTGACACATATGTTGCGCTGGGTTATGGGTGATGCGAATTTTTTTCAAGCACTTCAAAATTATTTGAACGCTCCTAATTTAGCGTTTGGGTATGCTGTTACTACAGATCTAAAATCGCAATTAGAAGCTGTGCACGGAAGTAGTTTAACAGAATTTTTTAACGACTGGGTTTACCTGCAAGGCTATCCAACTTATACGGTTAATGCACAAAATTGGGGAGCAGGTCAAGCAAAAATTACTGTGAACCAATCACAGTCAAATGCAAGTGTTTCTTTTTTTGAAATGCCTTTAGAAATCAGATTATCTGGTGCTGGTGGATTAACGCATGACGTGGTGGTAAATCATACTTCAAACGGACAAGAATTTATAGTTCCGGTTCCTTTTGTAGTTACTGGAGTGACTTTTGATCCGAACAAACATATTATTTCAAAAAATAATGTGGCTACTTTGGCAAACGAGTCTTTCAATTTAGAGCAAACCATTACGATTTACCCAAATCCAGCAAATGATGTTTTGCATATTATGATGCCAACAACGATTCAATTAGAAAAAGTTGAAATTTATAATACGTTAGGGCAATTAGTAGATACAAAAGAAGCTAATGATTTTTCTGTAGCCGAATTATCTGCAGGATTGCATCTGATTAAAATCACTACTTCGGAAGGTGTAATTCATAAAAATTTTATAAAAAAATAG
- a CDS encoding nuclear transport factor 2 family protein, with protein sequence MKYLPLLFLLIISCASTKNSDQQKTEISTVLDNWHKAAADANYDNYFDTMSDESIYIGTDATENWNKKQFQAFAKPYFDKGKAWNFKAIERNIYFSKNGKNVWFDELLSTQMKLCRGSGVMVQENGQWKIKHYVLSMTVPNDNMDEVVKIKSALEDKILTEKK encoded by the coding sequence ATGAAATATTTGCCTCTTCTTTTCTTACTAATAATAAGTTGTGCGTCAACAAAAAATAGTGACCAACAAAAAACAGAAATTTCAACGGTATTAGACAACTGGCACAAAGCTGCCGCTGATGCAAATTATGACAATTATTTTGATACTATGTCTGATGAATCCATATACATAGGTACAGATGCTACAGAAAATTGGAATAAAAAACAATTTCAAGCTTTTGCAAAACCTTATTTTGACAAAGGAAAGGCATGGAATTTTAAAGCTATTGAACGTAATATTTATTTTAGTAAAAATGGAAAAAATGTTTGGTTTGATGAATTATTAAGTACTCAAATGAAACTTTGTCGAGGCTCTGGCGTTATGGTTCAAGAAAACGGACAATGGAAAATTAAGCATTATGTGCTTTCCATGACCGTTCCAAATGATAACATGGATGAAGTGGTTAAAATAAAATCAGCCTTAGAAGATAAAATTCTTACTGAAAAGAAATAA
- a CDS encoding choice-of-anchor I family protein: MNKNYTTKKNSRFLSLLLVLFVSTTYGQTLVHYWNFNNSTSIATITSPSQSLGGAAINAIPGGISLIDFANGTGQNFNVLNLNARNSDASGTHLRFNDPIGGALEFSLPTTGYENCIVKFATRRSNSGAGTQNWSYSIDGTNYLPFTNVIPNNGDPALATLDFSGIDATDNNPNFKLKVEFQQGAGGTVGNNRFDNFTLEGTAFGGPDSIAPIVTFLPANNATNVATNIVPTISFNEAIRLVDNTSIDNNNVDALVELRLNNASGAIVPFDATISGNIISIIPLSTLAVNQTFYIALLENTVEDLNDNTITTTQSGVFTTANPSISFATNFITVNENHGSLSLVLNIANPATSSVDLVVKSAPFSTADNSDFTLTTQTISITTSSPATQTINIPIIDDSLDEQHSEYFVLSLENASGILISGTPTTTIYIVDNDSQAPIPSNQIELNYVGSFDPSGASTSTCEIVVHDAASQRLFTTSAVAGYLDIIDFSNPTNPSVINSVNINPYGGVTSVAVKNGIVAVASPNADETLNGSVLFFDTNGVFLNQVTVGALPDMITFSPDGTKVMTANEGQPNVDYSIDPEGSVSIIDISGGIASLSQSNVTTLLFTAYNAQEATLIASGVRKLKLTSTLSQDFEPEYITISSDSQKAWVTLQENNAIAEINLTNNTISDIWALGIKDISLPGNGFDVSDNNGQVLIANWPIQAYFIPDGVASYTVGGTTYLVTANEGDEKEYGAFTERVAVGSGSYLLDAANFPNASVLKQNHNLGRFRATNLNGNTDADAEFETIHCVGTRSFSIFNTTTKQIVFDSGDDFERYTAANLPTLFNADHEENTPKGRSRAKGPEPEGVTIAQIATETFAFVSLERVGGVMVYNITDPNNPIFVDYKNSRSTSAYSGDHGPEGITYIAPVNSPTGLGYVLVANEISGTITIYEVDANTLTSPDFNSDSKTFVIFPNPASNSELVYFNRVADIELYDVTGKLILSEKEALTINTSKLQSGIYFVKTAEGITKKLVVK, encoded by the coding sequence ATGAATAAAAATTACACTACAAAAAAGAACAGCAGATTCTTATCGCTACTTTTGGTTTTGTTTGTTTCTACCACCTACGGACAAACATTAGTACATTATTGGAACTTTAACAATAGCACATCAATTGCTACAATCACCTCGCCAAGTCAATCACTTGGTGGTGCAGCTATCAATGCAATTCCGGGCGGAATTAGTTTAATTGATTTTGCAAATGGAACCGGACAAAATTTTAATGTGTTAAATTTAAATGCAAGAAATAGCGATGCTTCAGGAACACATTTACGATTTAACGATCCTATTGGTGGTGCCTTAGAATTTTCATTACCAACTACAGGTTATGAAAATTGTATTGTAAAATTTGCTACTCGTCGTTCGAATTCAGGAGCAGGAACGCAAAATTGGTCTTATTCAATTGATGGAACAAATTACCTTCCATTTACAAATGTGATTCCTAACAATGGAGATCCTGCTCTAGCAACTTTAGATTTTTCAGGAATTGATGCAACAGACAATAATCCCAATTTTAAACTGAAAGTAGAATTTCAACAAGGAGCTGGCGGAACAGTTGGTAACAATCGTTTTGATAATTTTACTTTGGAAGGAACTGCTTTTGGTGGACCAGATAGTATTGCACCAATAGTTACTTTTTTGCCTGCTAACAATGCAACTAATGTTGCTACGAATATTGTTCCTACTATTTCTTTTAACGAAGCAATTCGTTTGGTTGATAATACTTCGATTGATAATAATAATGTGGATGCGTTAGTTGAATTACGTTTAAATAATGCTTCTGGGGCAATCGTTCCTTTTGATGCTACTATTTCCGGAAATATAATTTCGATTATACCACTTTCAACTTTAGCAGTAAATCAAACTTTTTATATCGCTTTATTAGAAAACACAGTTGAAGATTTAAACGATAATACAATTACAACAACTCAATCGGGAGTTTTTACAACTGCAAATCCAAGTATTTCTTTTGCCACAAATTTTATTACAGTAAATGAAAATCATGGATCGTTATCGTTGGTTTTAAACATTGCTAATCCAGCAACTAGTTCGGTAGATTTAGTTGTAAAGTCAGCTCCTTTTAGTACAGCAGATAATTCAGATTTTACGTTGACTACACAAACAATTTCAATTACGACTTCTTCACCAGCAACTCAAACTATAAATATTCCAATTATTGATGACAGTTTAGATGAACAACATTCAGAATATTTTGTTTTGAGTTTAGAAAATGCTTCAGGAATTTTAATTTCGGGAACTCCAACTACTACAATTTATATTGTGGATAATGACAGTCAGGCTCCAATTCCAAGTAACCAAATCGAATTAAATTATGTGGGAAGTTTTGATCCTTCCGGAGCTAGTACAAGTACTTGCGAAATTGTAGTACATGATGCTGCTTCACAACGTTTGTTTACCACAAGTGCGGTAGCAGGATATTTAGATATTATCGATTTTTCTAACCCAACGAATCCTTCAGTAATTAATTCGGTAAACATAAATCCTTATGGAGGTGTTACAAGTGTTGCTGTAAAAAACGGAATTGTGGCTGTTGCTTCACCAAATGCTGATGAAACACTAAATGGTTCAGTTTTGTTTTTTGATACAAATGGAGTTTTTTTAAACCAAGTAACTGTGGGTGCACTTCCAGATATGATTACCTTTTCTCCAGACGGAACAAAAGTAATGACTGCAAATGAAGGACAACCTAATGTCGACTATTCAATTGACCCAGAAGGTTCGGTAAGTATTATTGATATTTCAGGAGGAATCGCAAGCTTATCGCAATCAAATGTAACAACGTTGTTATTCACGGCTTATAATGCGCAAGAAGCGACTTTAATTGCTTCAGGAGTTAGAAAACTGAAGTTAACCAGTACATTGTCTCAAGATTTTGAACCAGAATACATTACAATAAGTTCTGATTCTCAAAAAGCATGGGTAACCTTGCAAGAAAATAATGCAATTGCTGAAATTAACCTAACAAATAATACCATTTCAGATATTTGGGCATTGGGAATAAAAGATATTAGTTTGCCAGGTAACGGATTTGATGTTTCTGATAATAATGGTCAGGTTTTAATTGCAAATTGGCCTATTCAAGCGTATTTTATTCCAGATGGTGTTGCAAGTTACACGGTTGGTGGAACCACTTATTTAGTAACCGCAAATGAAGGTGACGAAAAAGAATATGGTGCTTTTACCGAAAGAGTTGCTGTTGGTTCTGGGTCGTATCTTTTAGATGCAGCAAATTTTCCAAATGCTTCTGTTTTAAAACAAAATCACAATTTAGGAAGATTTAGAGCAACAAATCTTAACGGAAATACAGATGCGGATGCAGAGTTTGAAACTATTCATTGTGTTGGAACACGTTCGTTCTCAATTTTTAATACGACTACCAAACAGATAGTTTTTGATAGTGGAGATGATTTTGAACGTTACACAGCAGCAAATTTACCAACACTTTTTAACGCAGATCACGAAGAAAACACACCAAAAGGAAGAAGCCGTGCAAAAGGTCCAGAGCCAGAAGGAGTAACTATTGCTCAAATTGCAACTGAAACTTTTGCTTTTGTTTCTCTAGAACGAGTAGGCGGTGTAATGGTTTACAATATTACGGATCCTAATAATCCAATTTTTGTAGATTATAAAAATTCAAGAAGTACTTCAGCATATTCAGGTGATCACGGTCCAGAAGGAATTACTTACATAGCTCCAGTAAATAGCCCAACAGGATTAGGTTATGTTTTAGTAGCTAATGAAATCAGCGGAACAATCACAATTTACGAAGTAGATGCAAACACATTAACGTCTCCTGATTTTAATTCAGATTCAAAAACATTTGTAATTTTCCCTAATCCTGCATCAAATTCAGAATTAGTTTATTTCAATAGAGTAGCAGATATTGAATTGTATGATGTAACTGGAAAATTAATCCTTTCAGAAAAAGAGGCACTAACTATCAATACGTCAAAATTACAATCGGGGATTTACTTTGTTAAAACAGCAGAAGGAATTACAAAAAAATTAGTTGTTAAGTAG
- a CDS encoding NAD-dependent succinate-semialdehyde dehydrogenase — MQNFLKVSENTQLSWRNLSIQNRISFLSQLAQLLLENKEEYATCITTEMHKPISQAIAEVEKCALLCNYYYENAESFLAIKSIKTDASESFVTYESLGVILGVMPWNFPFWQVFRFAVPTLIAGNTVVVKHASNVPKSAELIQSIFEQAGFPKGCYQDLPIPSSEVAKVIANPIIKAVSLTGSEQAGVAVATEAGKHLKKCVLELGGNNAFIVLEDADLEKAVATAVNARMQNAGQSCIAAKRFFIQENIAAEFIAQFKVAIQNLKKGNPLAIETQIGSLARPDLAEELEVQVQKSIQMGAKLIIGGNRKGAFYEPTLLTEVTTEMPIFKEETFGPVVAITIFKTIDDAIELSNQSEFGLGVSIFTQDIDFIKTKISAFNEGAVFVNEMVKSDPRLPFGGVKKSGYGRELAIEGIKEFVNIKTVVINKL; from the coding sequence ATGCAAAATTTTTTAAAAGTTTCAGAAAACACGCAACTTTCTTGGCGTAATTTAAGTATTCAAAATCGAATTTCTTTTTTGTCTCAATTAGCTCAATTACTTTTAGAAAACAAAGAGGAATATGCAACTTGTATCACTACCGAAATGCACAAACCCATTTCGCAAGCCATTGCTGAGGTTGAAAAATGCGCCCTTTTATGCAATTACTATTACGAAAATGCTGAATCATTTTTAGCTATAAAAAGCATAAAAACCGATGCTTCAGAAAGTTTTGTTACCTATGAATCTTTAGGTGTAATTTTAGGTGTAATGCCATGGAATTTTCCTTTTTGGCAAGTATTTCGATTTGCTGTTCCAACACTCATTGCAGGAAACACTGTTGTTGTCAAACATGCTAGTAATGTTCCTAAATCTGCCGAATTAATTCAATCGATTTTTGAGCAAGCTGGTTTTCCAAAAGGCTGTTATCAAGATTTACCAATTCCAAGTAGCGAAGTTGCTAAAGTTATCGCTAATCCAATTATTAAAGCCGTTTCTTTAACAGGAAGTGAGCAAGCGGGAGTTGCAGTGGCTACTGAAGCCGGTAAACATTTAAAAAAGTGCGTGTTAGAATTGGGTGGAAATAATGCCTTTATCGTTTTAGAAGATGCCGATTTAGAAAAAGCGGTGGCAACAGCGGTCAATGCTCGAATGCAAAATGCAGGTCAAAGTTGTATTGCCGCTAAACGATTTTTTATTCAAGAAAATATTGCAGCGGAGTTTATTGCACAATTTAAAGTAGCAATTCAAAATTTAAAAAAAGGAAATCCATTAGCTATAGAAACGCAAATTGGTTCATTGGCACGACCAGATTTAGCCGAAGAATTAGAGGTGCAAGTGCAAAAATCAATTCAAATGGGAGCCAAATTAATCATTGGAGGAAACAGAAAAGGAGCTTTTTATGAACCCACATTGTTGACTGAAGTAACAACAGAAATGCCTATTTTCAAAGAAGAAACATTTGGACCAGTGGTTGCAATAACAATTTTTAAAACCATTGATGACGCAATCGAATTAAGTAATCAATCGGAATTTGGTTTGGGTGTTTCTATTTTTACTCAAGACATTGATTTTATTAAAACAAAGATTTCAGCTTTTAACGAAGGCGCAGTTTTTGTCAACGAAATGGTAAAATCTGACCCAAGATTGCCTTTTGGAGGTGTCAAAAAATCTGGTTATGGAAGAGAATTAGCTATAGAAGGCATCAAAGAGTTTGTAAATATAAAAACAGTGGTAATTAATAAGCTATAA
- a CDS encoding 2OG-Fe(II) oxygenase: MEDCFETLISSYLDSKVGIVEHFVSEELAQHLVNRLFELKEQNLLKAAGIGNAAKLTQNSAIRSDAIYWLDRANNNAHENAFLDQVDAFVTYLNRSCYTGITGYEFHFALFDKGSFYRKHLDQFQDNSSRQFSMITYLNENWQPEDGGELCIYDGDVAQKVAPTNRKTVFFKSNELVHEVLETNKPRLSVTGWLRRD; the protein is encoded by the coding sequence ATGGAAGATTGTTTTGAAACCTTAATTTCGAGTTATTTGGATTCGAAAGTGGGCATTGTGGAACATTTTGTATCGGAAGAATTGGCGCAACACTTGGTAAATAGATTGTTTGAACTGAAAGAGCAAAATTTACTAAAAGCCGCTGGAATAGGAAATGCAGCAAAATTAACTCAAAATTCGGCGATAAGAAGTGATGCTATTTATTGGCTAGACCGGGCGAATAATAATGCACATGAAAATGCCTTTTTGGATCAAGTGGATGCTTTTGTGACCTATTTGAACCGCAGTTGTTATACGGGAATTACGGGTTATGAATTTCATTTTGCGTTGTTTGATAAAGGCAGTTTTTATAGAAAGCATTTAGATCAATTCCAAGATAATTCGAGCCGACAATTTTCGATGATTACCTATTTGAACGAAAATTGGCAACCTGAAGATGGTGGTGAATTGTGCATTTATGATGGTGATGTGGCTCAGAAAGTAGCTCCAACGAATCGAAAAACGGTTTTTTTTAAGAGCAATGAATTAGTTCATGAAGTTTTGGAAACTAATAAACCTCGATTGAGCGTTACGGGTTGGTTGAGAAGAGATTAA